ATCACCGCGATGCTGGAGGATGCGGGCCTGCGCGTCGTCGCTTCGCGCCGCGTGTGGATGAGCCGCCGCGAGGCGGAAGGCTTCTACGCCGTCCACAAGGATCGTCCCTTCTTCGGCGAGCTGGTCGAGTTCATGTCCTCCGGCCCGACCGTGGTGCAGGTGCTCGAAGGCGAGAACGCCATCGCGAAGAACCGCGAAGTGATGGGCGCGACCAACCCGGCGCAGGCCGCCGACGGCACCATCCGCAAGGTTCACGCGCTGTCGATCGGCGAGAACTCGGTCCACGGCTCCGACGCGCCCGAGACGGCTGCGCAGGAGATCAGGTACTGGTTCTCCGACACCGAGATCGTCGGCTGAGCCGAGCCGCCCGCCAGCGGGCGGGACGATGATTGATTGCAGGGGCCGTGGCGCATGCCGCGGCCCTTTCTTCATGCGCTGGCGCGCTTTTCGCTCCAGCCGTGGCGGTTGCGCTCGACGAAGTCGACGAACGCGGCCGAGGGCAGGGCCGGGCTGTAGAGGTAGCCCTGGAAATAGTCGCAGCCGAAGGCGCGCAGGAAGGTTTCCTGCGCCACCTCCTCGACATGCTCGGCCACCGCCGTCAGCCGGAGCGTACGGGCGGTGCCGAGGATCGACTTGACGAGCTGCCGGTCGCTCTCGCTCTTGCCGATGTCGGCGACGAAGCCGCCGTCGATCTTCAGTTCGTCGAAGGGCAGGCGCTTGAGATAGGCGAGCGAGGAGTAGCCCGAGCCGAAATCGTCGAGCGACAGGCGCACGCCGAGCTTCTTCAGCGCCAGCATCCGCCGCGCGATGAGCCGCCGGTCCTTGGCCATCACGCTCTCGGTCATTTCGAGCGTCAGCAGCCGCGCGTCGACGCCGTGGCTCTCGATCAGCGCCGCGAGGTTGGCAACGAAGTCGTCGCAGGCCAGCGACTGGACGTTGATGTTGACGGCGAGCCGCAGATGCCGCGTGGCCGGGCTTGCGCGCCAGCGCGCGAGCTCGGCGACGCCCCGTGCGAGCACCCGGTTGCCGAACTCGCGGATGAGGCCGAACTGCTCGGTCAGCGGCACGAAGCGTTCCGGCATCAGCAGCCCGAGCCGGGGATGGTTCCAGCGGCACAGCGCCTCGGCGCCGGCGACGCGCCGGTTCTCGTCCATCTGCGGCTGGAAATGCAGCTCCAGCGCATCGTTGGCGAGCGCCTGCCTGAAATCGTCCAGCAGCCGGTAGCGCTCCGCTTCCGCGTTCATCGACTGGTGGTCGTAGAGCGCCATGCCGTTGCGACCGGCGCTCTTGACGCGGTACATGGCGATGTCGGCCTGCTTGAGGATCTCGTCGGCGCTGGCGTTTTCGCCGTCGAACACGACGATGCCGAGGCTGGCCGACGAGCGGTGACTGAACTCGCCGAGCGGAAAGTCCTCGCGCATCGCCGACAGCACCTTGTTGCCGGCGAGGATCGCCGCCTGGGTCGCGCCGGCCCGGTCCGGCCCGGCCTCGCCGAGGATGATGACGAACTCGTCGCCGCCGATGCGCGCCACCGTGTCGCGCGGGCCGACGCAGCCCTTCAGTCGTTCCGCCACCTGGGTCAGGAAGCAATCGCCGACATCGTGGCCGCGCGTGTCGTTCAGCGTCTTGAAGTTGTCGAGGTCGATGAAGAGCAGCGCCCCGCTGGTGTCGTGTTCGCGGCAGCGCGAGACCGCGCACGCCATGCGGTCCATGAACATGCGCCGGTTGGGCAGGCCGGTAAGCGGGTCGAAGAAGGCCAGCTTCTCGATCTCCGCCTCGCTCGCCTTGCGCGTCGTGATGTCGCTGATATAGCCGTGCCATATCACGCCGTCCTCGACCGCTTCCGGCTTGGCGCTGATCTGCAGCCACTTCGTCGTGCCGTCGCGCAGCGTGACGCGATATTCCTGGTCCCACGAGCGGGCCGAGGTTCCGGCGCGGACGTTCTCGAGGAAGGCCGGCCGGTCCTCGGGATGGACCATGGCGGTGATTTCCTGCGTGCTCGCCAGCGTCTCGTTCTCGCCGAGGCCGTAGAGCTCGCGGAAGCCGCTGCTCATGAACGGCACGGTGTAGGAGCCGTCCGCGCGGCGCACGAACTGGATCAGGCCGCCCGGCACCTGGCTCGACAGCTTGCGCAGGCGCTCCTCCGCCTCCAGCCGGTTCACCGTCTCGGTGATCTCGCGCACGGAGCCCTCGTAGAACAGCGGCCTGCCGGTCTTGCGCTCGCGCACCAGCCGCGCCGATTCCGTCACCCAGATGCGTTCGCGCGTCTTGTGGCGATAGACCTCGGAAACGAAGTCCGTGACGAAGCCGTGGTGGCGCAGGAGCGCGCGGAACTCGTCGCGGCGGGTCGGAACGACGTACCACTCCGTGGCGATGTCGTTGACCGAGGCCAGCATCTCGTCCTCGCTGTCGTAGCCGTTGAGCCGCACCAGCGCCTTGTTGGCGCTCAGCTGCCGGCCGTCCGGCGTCGAGCGATAGATGCCGTCGTAAAGGTTTTCGATCAGGCTGCGATGGTTTTCCTGCTCTTCCTCGCTGCGGCGATAGAGCATGCGGAAGTGAAAAGCCGCCGCCGACGCGGTCAGGGCAAGAACTCCGGCGCCCAGCAGCAAGATGCCGCCGGCTCCTCCCTCTGCCCAGGACGCGAAGACATGCAACATGAATGAACCCACCCGCCCGTTCTGTTGCGAAACGTAGCCGGTTAGCGTTGCAATTCCTCTAACGGCCGGGGCGCGCCGGCGCCGACCTCACGGGGTGATTAACGCGCGGTAAACGGCGTCCAGCGGCCTTGCGCTTCATCGTCGGCAGCCGTCGCCTCGACCCATTGTCCATGGCTTCCGTCGGCCCGATGCTCGCGCTTCCAGAACGGGGCGCGGGTCTTCAGGAAGTCCATCAGGAAGGATGCGGCATCGAACGCGGCGTGCCGGTGCGGCGAGGCGGCGGCGACGAGGACGATGTTGCCGCCGGCCGGGATCAGCCCGTAGCGGTGGATGACGGTAAGCCCCTGAAGCGGCCAGCGGGCGGCGGCCTCGTCGGCGATGCGCCTGATCTCGGCTTCCGCCATGCCGGGATAATGCTCGAGCTCGAGGGCGGCGAGCTGCCCCGCCTCGTCGCGGCACAGGCCCTGGAAGGTGACGACTGCGCCGATGTCGGCGCGCCCCCGCGTCAGGCGCGCGACTTCCGTGGCGGCGTCGAAATCCTCGCGCTGGATCGCGATGTGCGGCGTGCAGGGCACGGCCTCACCCTCCGGTCATCGGCGGGAAAAGGGCGATCTCGGTCGCGCCCGCGACCGGCTCGGAATGGTCGACATGCTCGTGGTCTATCGCCACGCGGATGGCCTCGGGATAGAGCAGCGCCTTTTCGTAGCCGTCGCCGCGCTCCTTCAGCCAGTCGAGCAGGTCTCGCACCGAAACCACGCCGGCGGGCAGGTCGAGGTCTTCCTCGTCGGTGCCGATCCGCTCCCGCACCCAGGCGAAATATTTGAGCTTCATCGGCTATTCCTCGATGATGTGCTTCAGCCCCGCGCGGAAATAGTCGTAGCCGGTATAGAGGGTGACGATGGCCGAGGCCCACAGCAGCGCCAGCCCGATCTCGGTCGTATAGGGCAGGATCTTGTCGCCGGCGGGGCCGGCGAGCAGGAAGCCGACGGCGACGAGCTGCATCGCGGTCTTCCATTTGGCGAGCTGGGTGACGGGCACCGACACCTTCAGCGCCGCAAGGTATTCGCGCAGGCCCGAGACGAGGATCTCGCGGCACAGGATGATGATCGCCGCCCACAGCGACCATTTGTCGATCGTCCGGTCGAAGGCGAGAAGAAGCAGCGCCGCCGAGACCAGAAGCTTGTCGGCGATCGGGTCGAGCATCTTGCCGATATTGGAGGTCTGCTTCCAGATGCGGGCGATGTAGCCGTCGAGATAGTCGGTGATGCTAGCGATGATGAAGATGGTGACAGCCGCCCAGCGCCACCAGTCGGTCGGCCGCACCCGGCCTTCGAGATAGAAGCACAACACGATCAGCGGCACGGCGAGGATGCGTGCGTAGGTCAGCATGTTGGGCAGGTTGAAGGCGCGCTTGGACATGATTTCCTGCTATCGTTCTCGTGCTAGTAACCAGATGGCCGCGCCGGAGGTCAACCTCGAAAGCCCCTTTGGCCGGCGAGGCGGGGCCGTGGCTCAGCCGTTTTCATGGAAATGGCCGTAAATCATCCGTGCGACCCGCTCGGAAACGCCGTCCACCCGCATCAGATCTTCCACGCCGGCGCGGCTGACGGCCTTGGCCGAGCCGAAATGGTGAAGGAGCGCGCGCTTGCGCGTCGGCCCGATTCCCGCGATCTCGTCGAGCGGGTTCTTGACCAGCTCCCGGCTGCGCCGTGCCCGGTGCGAGCCGATGGCGAAGCGGTGCGCCTCGTCGCGCAGGCGCTGGACGAAATAGAGCACGGGGTCGCGCACCGGCAGCATGAACGGCTCGCGCCCGGCGACGAAGAACCGCTCGCGGCCGGCGTCGCGGTCGACGCCCTTGGCAACGCCGATGGCGGCTATCTTGTCGGCGATGCCGAGCTCGTCGAGGATCGCCCGCACCGCCGACATCTGCCCCTGTCCGCCGTCGATGAGGATCAGGTCCGGCCAGGCCGGGAAGGCGTCGTCGATCACGATGTCGTCGTCGCCCTCGGCTTCGGGCCCCTCGGCTTCCGGCTCCGGCGCGGCGTGCTCCTTGACGAGCCGGGAGAAGCGGCGCTGCATCACCTCGCGCATCATGCCGAAATCGTCGCCGGGCGTGATCTCGGTCGAGCGGATGTTGAACTTGCGGTACTGGTTCTTCACGAACCCTTCCGGGCCGGCGACGATCATCGCGCCGACGGCGTTGGTGCCCATGATGTGCGAGTTGTCGTAGACCTCGACGCGGCGCGGCGGGCGGGCAAGGCCGAAGGTCCCGGCGAGCCCGGC
The window above is part of the Aquamicrobium sp. genome. Proteins encoded here:
- the moaD gene encoding molybdopterin converting factor subunit 1, with amino-acid sequence MKLKYFAWVRERIGTDEEDLDLPAGVVSVRDLLDWLKERGDGYEKALLYPEAIRVAIDHEHVDHSEPVAGATEIALFPPMTGG
- the pgsA gene encoding CDP-diacylglycerol--glycerol-3-phosphate 3-phosphatidyltransferase, yielding MSKRAFNLPNMLTYARILAVPLIVLCFYLEGRVRPTDWWRWAAVTIFIIASITDYLDGYIARIWKQTSNIGKMLDPIADKLLVSAALLLLAFDRTIDKWSLWAAIIILCREILVSGLREYLAALKVSVPVTQLAKWKTAMQLVAVGFLLAGPAGDKILPYTTEIGLALLWASAIVTLYTGYDYFRAGLKHIIEE
- a CDS encoding molybdenum cofactor biosynthesis protein MoaE gives rise to the protein MPCTPHIAIQREDFDAATEVARLTRGRADIGAVVTFQGLCRDEAGQLAALELEHYPGMAEAEIRRIADEAAARWPLQGLTVIHRYGLIPAGGNIVLVAAASPHRHAAFDAASFLMDFLKTRAPFWKREHRADGSHGQWVEATAADDEAQGRWTPFTAR
- a CDS encoding putative bifunctional diguanylate cyclase/phosphodiesterase is translated as MLLGAGVLALTASAAAFHFRMLYRRSEEEQENHRSLIENLYDGIYRSTPDGRQLSANKALVRLNGYDSEDEMLASVNDIATEWYVVPTRRDEFRALLRHHGFVTDFVSEVYRHKTRERIWVTESARLVRERKTGRPLFYEGSVREITETVNRLEAEERLRKLSSQVPGGLIQFVRRADGSYTVPFMSSGFRELYGLGENETLASTQEITAMVHPEDRPAFLENVRAGTSARSWDQEYRVTLRDGTTKWLQISAKPEAVEDGVIWHGYISDITTRKASEAEIEKLAFFDPLTGLPNRRMFMDRMACAVSRCREHDTSGALLFIDLDNFKTLNDTRGHDVGDCFLTQVAERLKGCVGPRDTVARIGGDEFVIILGEAGPDRAGATQAAILAGNKVLSAMREDFPLGEFSHRSSASLGIVVFDGENASADEILKQADIAMYRVKSAGRNGMALYDHQSMNAEAERYRLLDDFRQALANDALELHFQPQMDENRRVAGAEALCRWNHPRLGLLMPERFVPLTEQFGLIREFGNRVLARGVAELARWRASPATRHLRLAVNINVQSLACDDFVANLAALIESHGVDARLLTLEMTESVMAKDRRLIARRMLALKKLGVRLSLDDFGSGYSSLAYLKRLPFDELKIDGGFVADIGKSESDRQLVKSILGTARTLRLTAVAEHVEEVAQETFLRAFGCDYFQGYLYSPALPSAAFVDFVERNRHGWSEKRASA
- the ndk gene encoding nucleoside-diphosphate kinase, which translates into the protein MALERTFSMIKPDATRRNLTGAITAMLEDAGLRVVASRRVWMSRREAEGFYAVHKDRPFFGELVEFMSSGPTVVQVLEGENAIAKNREVMGATNPAQAADGTIRKVHALSIGENSVHGSDAPETAAQEIRYWFSDTEIVG